A DNA window from Inquilinus sp. Marseille-Q2685 contains the following coding sequences:
- a CDS encoding SDR family NAD(P)-dependent oxidoreductase produces the protein MSTAPTDEPKTLILTGASRGIGHATVKRFSAAGWRVITVSRQAFSKECPWHAGEENHVQLDLADLDGIEQGLSALRARLPHGRLDALVNNAGISPKLPGGKRMGVLDTDYATWMHVFNVNLFATALLARGLFEPLRAAKGSIINVTSIAGSRVHPFAGPAYATSKAALAALTREMAHEFGAHGVRVNAIAPGEIDTSILSPGTEAMVDSEIPMKRLGKPEEVAATIMFLCTSGSSYITGAEVHINGGQHV, from the coding sequence ATGTCCACGGCCCCGACGGACGAGCCGAAGACCCTGATCCTGACCGGCGCCAGCCGCGGCATCGGCCATGCCACGGTGAAGCGCTTCAGCGCCGCCGGCTGGCGGGTGATCACCGTCTCGCGCCAGGCTTTCTCCAAGGAGTGCCCCTGGCATGCGGGCGAGGAGAACCACGTCCAGCTCGACCTCGCCGACCTAGACGGGATCGAGCAGGGCCTGTCCGCCCTGCGCGCGCGGCTGCCGCACGGCCGGCTGGACGCGCTGGTCAACAATGCCGGCATCTCGCCCAAGCTGCCCGGCGGCAAGCGCATGGGCGTGCTGGACACCGACTATGCGACCTGGATGCACGTCTTCAACGTCAACCTGTTCGCCACCGCCCTCCTGGCCCGCGGGCTGTTCGAGCCGCTGCGCGCCGCCAAAGGGTCGATCATCAACGTGACCTCGATCGCCGGCAGCCGGGTGCATCCCTTCGCCGGGCCCGCCTATGCCACCTCGAAGGCGGCGCTGGCGGCGCTGACCCGCGAGATGGCGCACGAGTTCGGCGCCCATGGCGTGCGGGTGAACGCCATCGCGCCGGGCGAGATCGACACCTCGATCCTGTCGCCGGGCACCGAGGCCATGGTCGACAGCGAGATCCCGATGAAGCGGCTGGGCAAGCCGGAGGAGGTCGCCGCAACGATCATGTTCCTCTGCACCTCCGGTTCGTCCTACATTACCGGGGCCGAGGTACACATCAACGGCGGCCAGCATGTGTGA
- a CDS encoding bifunctional DedA family/phosphatase PAP2 family protein: MTDIAQAVIEFIGQHPHWAGLLIFLIALTESVAVVGLFIPGSPILIGVGAVVGLGHLPLWPMLVWATAGAILGDGVSYELGRRWRGTILGVWPMSRYPGLVARGEAFFRRHGGKSIALGRFLPMLRPMIPMVAGALGLRPGLFYAVNIASAIVWAPAHILGGALLGASLGALGAVSGRLVALLAVLALTLWLLVVVTRWIWRRLVPLLGWTQLAIHRWASARGSRPARLLARLADPDEPDLRVMAALGVVVLVLVAGFVNLLRLVAQGGMARADGAISTFVQALRTPWGDTALTIVTMLGDGTTITALVVATIGWLVLHRAWHRAGGVAIAIAVTAAFVPLVKGRLQIARPTDLYSGADAFSFPSGHASFSAVLYGILGWLVARGLPGRWQLLPLTIAAGLIGLVCASRVYLAAHWPSDVAAGLIFGLGMTIAFAMVFRLADPQRIRPRRFALALVLAVAVAGGAHVATGYHHAAAMYVPRETTAAIPAAEWRAEGWRRLPQRRIDLEGEAEQPFLLQWAGPPEALAAALAPAGWTEPPGWTLANALRFLDDGANARTLPVPPVLQDGRMPVLTLIRPDAGGANRQVLRLWPSGFALEGGPPILLAAPGVETIHHPLGLVSAIDAEDEAPLPDLPELSRLPNAVSPTPGLVLAQP; the protein is encoded by the coding sequence ATGACCGATATCGCGCAGGCGGTCATCGAATTCATCGGCCAGCATCCGCATTGGGCCGGCCTCCTGATCTTCCTGATCGCCCTGACCGAATCCGTGGCGGTGGTCGGGCTGTTCATCCCCGGCTCGCCGATCCTGATCGGCGTCGGCGCCGTGGTCGGGCTCGGCCACCTGCCGCTCTGGCCCATGCTGGTCTGGGCCACCGCTGGGGCGATCCTCGGCGACGGCGTGTCCTACGAGTTGGGGCGGCGCTGGCGCGGCACCATCCTCGGCGTGTGGCCGATGAGCCGCTACCCGGGGCTGGTCGCGCGCGGCGAGGCCTTCTTCCGGCGGCATGGCGGCAAGAGCATCGCCCTGGGCCGCTTCCTTCCGATGCTGCGGCCGATGATCCCGATGGTCGCCGGCGCGCTGGGCCTGCGGCCGGGGCTGTTCTACGCCGTCAACATCGCCTCGGCGATCGTCTGGGCGCCGGCCCACATCCTGGGCGGCGCGCTGCTGGGGGCGTCGCTGGGCGCACTCGGCGCCGTCAGCGGCCGGCTGGTGGCGCTGCTGGCCGTGCTGGCGCTGACGCTGTGGCTGCTGGTCGTCGTCACCCGCTGGATCTGGCGCCGGCTGGTGCCGCTGCTGGGCTGGACGCAGCTCGCGATCCACCGCTGGGCGTCGGCCCGCGGCAGCCGGCCCGCCCGCCTGCTGGCGCGGCTGGCCGACCCCGATGAGCCGGATCTGCGCGTGATGGCGGCGCTGGGCGTCGTGGTGCTGGTGCTGGTGGCCGGCTTCGTCAACCTGCTGCGACTGGTGGCCCAGGGCGGGATGGCCCGGGCCGACGGCGCGATCAGCACCTTCGTCCAGGCGCTGCGCACGCCCTGGGGCGACACGGCCCTGACCATCGTGACCATGCTGGGCGACGGCACCACCATCACCGCCCTGGTGGTCGCGACCATCGGCTGGCTGGTGCTGCACCGGGCCTGGCACCGGGCCGGCGGCGTCGCCATCGCGATCGCCGTCACCGCCGCCTTCGTGCCGCTGGTGAAGGGACGGCTGCAGATCGCCCGGCCGACCGACCTCTACAGCGGCGCCGACGCCTTCAGCTTCCCCAGCGGCCATGCCTCCTTCTCCGCCGTGCTGTACGGCATCCTGGGCTGGCTGGTGGCCCGCGGACTGCCCGGCCGCTGGCAGTTGCTGCCGCTGACCATCGCCGCCGGGCTGATCGGGCTGGTCTGCGCCTCGCGCGTCTACCTGGCCGCGCACTGGCCGTCCGATGTCGCCGCCGGGCTGATCTTCGGCCTGGGCATGACCATCGCCTTCGCCATGGTCTTCCGCCTGGCCGATCCGCAGCGGATCCGGCCGCGCCGCTTCGCCCTGGCGCTGGTGCTGGCCGTGGCGGTCGCCGGCGGCGCCCATGTCGCCACCGGCTATCACCACGCCGCGGCGATGTACGTCCCGCGCGAGACCACGGCAGCGATCCCGGCCGCGGAGTGGCGGGCGGAGGGCTGGCGCCGCCTGCCGCAGCGCCGGATCGACCTGGAGGGCGAGGCCGAGCAGCCCTTCCTGCTGCAATGGGCCGGGCCGCCGGAAGCGCTGGCCGCCGCCCTCGCCCCTGCCGGCTGGACCGAGCCGCCCGGCTGGACCCTGGCGAACGCCCTCCGCTTCCTCGACGACGGCGCCAACGCCCGGACCCTGCCGGTGCCGCCGGTGCTGCAGGACGGGCGGATGCCGGTGCTGACCCTGATCCGGCCCGACGCCGGCGGCGCGAATCGCCAGGTGCTGAGGCTGTGGCCGTCGGGCTTCGCGCTGGAGGGCGGCCCGCCGATCCTGCTGGCGGCGCCGGGGGTCGAGACGATCCACCACCCGCTTGGCCTGGTCAGCGCCATCGACGCCGAGGACGAGGCGCCGCTGCCGGACCTGCCGGAGCTGTCGCGCCTGCCGAATGCCGTCTCCCCCACGCCCGGCCTGGTTCTGGCCCAACCGTAA